The proteins below come from a single Mya arenaria isolate MELC-2E11 chromosome 8, ASM2691426v1 genomic window:
- the LOC128242272 gene encoding RNA-binding protein 25-like translates to MASNQEETLSIDVSGFFSAFVKADSDSETEDDDEVSMFCTACLHPYNGEEKGGTIVLKCKRCGQTDTILEEKVGNISPRQWIGDAMRNRFLQVVKEQENLKLNLVDPNFQEDNYKRITLALQEYTHNIQAVAECMYDVVKQLNFPDIDDSLTVSVEREAVEIEAMRATNRLIKIHKALLENSNSGLEPLESETQICKRGGRRKGGVKKEIEYTEYDSDTKAIIEMSREHSQTLGNTVLTLINELIDKYDLPKDLMDRLEERIIKQYHEDREKENRRVKKDRQKQFEAGLSSKKARKRQKRAMYKKRAAEADKNKDDVQRKKDECNDTAESVLENKEDATENVKDSENEKSETDESIQEKRDNDPFVEQFFSVLEEKFSIKFYEEELVTGLISDVTDEEIEKKEESESADSDKENDCKGAEGGTSPERRIQKREISMQFKKTSDGFMVNFYTLSAAFINELQAIKSKSLESRKEKALAELHTRIQRMKDEMEKIEDVVTAELSKAYERKIKKSVKQQQVMNDRKRQLKDAKKWIDFYASTGQHDKIREMRDELHRVVGKQN, encoded by the exons ATGGCGTCGAATCAGGAAGAAACTCTGAGCATCGATGTAAGCGGATTTTTCAGCGCTTTCGTGAAAGCAGACAGTGACAGTGAAACGGAAGACGACGATGAAGTATCCATGTTTTGTACAGCCTGTCTGCACCCTTATAACGGGGAGGAAAAGGGTGGAACCATCGTTTTGAAGTGTAAACGGTGCGGTCAAACCGACACGATTTTGGAGGAAAAAGTGGGAAATATCAGTCCTAGACAATGGATTGGCGACGCTATGAGGAATCGATTTCTACAG gtGGTCAAAGAGCAAGAAAATCTAAAACTGAACTTAGTGGATCCAAACTTTCAAGAAGACAACTACAAAAGGATTACACTTGCCCTCCAGGAgtatacacacaacatacagGCAGTGGCTGAGTGCATGTATGATGTCGTCAAACAG CTCAACTTTCCAGACATCGATGATAGTCTGACTGTGAGTGTTGAACGAGAAGCAGTTGAAATAGAAGCTATGAGAGCAACTAACAGACTGATAAAGATTCACAAAGCTCTTTTGGAAAATAGCAACAGTGGCCTTGAACCTCTTGAGAGTGAGACCCAGATATGTAAAAGAGGAGGGAGACGAAAAGGCGGAGTGAAAAAGGAGATTGAATACACTGAATATGACAGTGACACCAAAGCAATTATTGAAATGTCAAGAGAGCATTCTCAAACTCTTGGAAATACTGTTCTTACACTGATAAATGAGCTTATTGATAAGTATGATTTACCAAAGGATTTGATGGATAGATTAGAGGAGAGGATTATTAAACAGTATCATGAGGATAGAGAGAAAGAAAACAGGAGGGTGAAGAAAGATAGGCAGAAACAGTTTGAAGCAGGTTTGAGTAGCAAGAAAGCTAGGAAGAGACAGAAACGAGCAATGTATAAGAAGAGGGCTGCTGAAGCAGATAAGAATAAAGATGATGTTCAGAGAAAAAAGGATGAGTGCAATGATACAGCTGAAAGTGTTCTAGAAAATAAGGAAGATGCCACTGAAAATGTCAAGGATTCAGAGAATGAGAAAAGTGAGACAGATGAAAGCATACAAGAAAAGAGGGATAACGATCCTTTTGTTGAGCAATTCTTCTCAGTTTTGGAAGAGAAGTTCTCCATTAAATTTTATGAAGAAGAACTGGTTACAGGTCTGATATCTGATGTGACTGATGAAGAGATAGAAAAGAAAGAAGAATCAGAATCTGCTGATAGTGACAAAGAGAATGATTGTAAGGGTGCTGAGGGTGGAACATCACCAGAGAGAAGAATTCAGAAGAGGGAAATTTCAATGCAGTTTAAGAAAACAAGTGATGGGTTCATGGTGAATTTTTACACATTATCTGCAGCATTTATCAATGAGCTTCAAGCAATCAAAAGTAAGTCACTGGAAAGTAGAAAAGAGAAAGCATTAGCAGAGCTGCATACGCGAATTCAAAGAATGAAAGATGAAATGGAAAAGATTGAAGACGTCGTGACAGCAGAGTTGAGCAAAGCTTATGAGAGAAAGATAAAGAAGTCAGTGAAGCAGCAACAGGTGATGAATGACAGGAAGAGGCAGCTGAAAGATGCAAAGAAGTGGATAGATTTCTATGCCAGTACAGGACAGCACGACAAGATTAGAGAAATGAGAGATGAACTTCATAGAGTTGTGGGAAAGCAAAATTGA